CAGCTTCTGCCACAATTCAAATTGCCCTCCGGAACATGCGCCGACATGCCGTCGATAGCTCAGTTGGTAGAGCGGAGGACTGTAGAGTCAGTGGGTATCCTTAGGTCGCTGGTTCGAATCCGGCTCGACGGaattcttttttccatttttaaatgcGATTCATCAATTTGGGtttaaaatctatatttttattgagTATGTAAAACGTTGACTGATTGACTTGAATTTAAAgcaatgtttttgaaaatgtactttttcATATGCACAATATAGACGTCGCAATCAGTCGAAATCAAGTTATTCTGGGCTgccgaaaaattaaacaatgtTGCCCAATCTACGAGTTACAATACCtgtttttaaagcaaaatgtTGTTGTGTTCATTATACTCTTCTACAGTTCCAAGAAAGTATAAGCAGCCCAAATGAAACTTATtgaaaagctttcaaaaattggggTCAGTGAATTTACTGCATTTTTATGTCACAGTCACTCATTGAGATTCCTACACAGAAGGTCATCATTCCCAGCCTTCGATGAGTAGGAAGCGTCCTGTTAAACACCCGCGGCCGACATGCTGCGAGTTCCGCCGACCGCTGTCGTTTGAAAGGGAAAGAGGAGGAGCTTGGGAGTGATCGCATTGTAGAGAACTCTGCGGTATTCGTTGACAAGCGGAGAGacggaaaaataatttatttaaaagaaattgataTGAGTTGAGAAACCCGTAACAAAATAAACTTGGCGAGATTCGAAATGGATTGGAATCGAAAAACATGAACATGAAGTGCCACAGATACAAATGGGATAATCACAGGAAATCACGGAAATTGATTGGGGGCTAAAGTCCGAAAATTGATGCTGATGTCTATTCGTTTTTCCTATTTGTTCTATAAAGAAGAATATCGAAAAGTCGGATTTCATCCGGTGAAAGCTTGTGAAATGAGATTAGATCATTGGCAAATGCTTCATAaccctgaaaatatttgaaatttatgggGCTCTAGtataaaattaacaaactttattttctttgaatttgaCCCAATCAATGCCAGCTTTTGTTTGATGGAATGTATCCGAAGGCGAGAATGTGTTGAACCGATTCTGTCCGAGAGAGTTTCGAGTATCTTCTGGATACATTCCTGCATTTGCAAGacatctgaaacaatttttatttcaaatttgacaaaatgaatttcaatgTCAAACAAGCAATGTTATTCATCAAACATTGAGTACATCTATTGTGTAACCAGCTTCTTGTTGTAGGACAAAATGTGTTAGTTAACATGTCTGGAGGGATGTAATCTATTTGtattgattcaattttttacgtTTGTGTTTTGGTTATCAGTTAGgaccattttgtgggcggggtATAAGCGATGggatacaaatttttcaagacatgcaaaagtaatttttaatttcagccaaCAAATATCtacttgaaaattcagaataacCAACCTTGCAATTCCAACATCCTCATAGATATCATCCGGACACAACGTGGCATTTGAGTACAACTGCTCTGAGAATATTTTCAATGCGGCCCTTGAAAGAATATAACCAGCCCCTCCTGCATTGTATCCATTCTTTAGATATGGCTTCAATACGTATCCAAGATAATGTGGCTCGTCGGGATTCAGTGTTGACAGGAAAGATCGCAGGTTTTCCACGATGACAAACGTGTCGTCGTCGgcctgaaaaacaaatgtttagaTACTTGGATAGTTGGTTAACAAATTAATAAAGATAAATGTTCCTGAAAGAGTAGTTATAGAATCTTCCCGGCTCTAGAAAATCAAGGCTTCTCGACTTAATCAGATGTCTACCCcgcaatttaaatttccaaaactgcaGCACCCAATCGTCGGTTGTTTCAATAGGTTTaatcttactttttttttcaaaaaatttctaatttttgaacaactcTGCCAATAGAACTGGAAGGCTATTCTAAAACCGTGCAGACTGTGATCAAGAAGATCTTGTtctgaattttgcaaaaaaagtgtcGAATAACTCACTTTCAAATACCAATCAAACTCTGATGAAATGTTTGTGTAGATGTGATGAAAAGCATAtcgacttttgaaaaatagattgtaGTAATCGTCAGGAATGCCCTTGAAAACTGTTGAATACGGTATCCTTGTGTCATTGAACCTCTCAGAAGTGAACAATTGTCCATGATCACATCTATGGATCCATGTTTCATTAATTGCAAGTGACCTTGTATCGTGATAGATTGTTGATGTCTGAACCCAACAGAACAGTTTTCCTTTCTTTGGTAGTCTTTGAGCAGCAGGTGACACCTCTATAAGATCCAGAAGTTTTGAGtcgttttttctgaaaattagggctttcaatgtttttgaaagaaatataAATGCCCAGTGGAAAACATACAAACCTGTCATACGTGGCTCTAGGTGAATTATTTCTAGTCAGGAGGAATATTGTGATGAGAATAGCTGCAAGAATAAGAAACGCTAAGGCGATTGTCGAAATGAAGAGTTTCTTATTTCGAGGTTTCTTGAGAGATCCAAGGGAATCGAATTCGTCCTGTAAATgtgtaaagttaaaaaaaaaccaaaatttaatATGATATTGCCAGTGGGAAACTTGTCTAAAAATGCTTGAGTATtctaagaaaataaaatgtgtttGTTTAATTTGGCTGATTACCAAAAATGTGACTGAAATTTTACCCGTGGTTCCCAGAATTTCCCAGATTTCCAGAGCCACCTTACTTATAATACTGACATTCAAACTTACATCATAAATATTGTAATCCTCTTCTGAATTGCATATCAGCGTCCTAATGTTACCACACTGCAccattgttttctaaaaatttgaattgttagaaaacttattttctgTGACCACCTAACCCaatgaaaacgagaaaatttacgatttctatgcattttttatagaataaAAACGGGGAAATAGCGGAACGTGAAAGGTATCGTGGGGAGTCGGAATGAGAAGCCAGAGGTAGAAAAGGACTCAAGAAGCATTGTGTgcaacacacaaaaaaaaagagagaaaagggGGTGTAAAGATAAGTGACACAAATTTTGGTTACTATGGTG
This is a stretch of genomic DNA from Caenorhabditis elegans chromosome V. It encodes these proteins:
- the C16D9.6 gene encoding N-acetylgalactosaminide beta-1,3-galactosyltransferase (Confirmed by transcript evidence), producing MVQCGNIRTLICNSEEDYNIYDDEFDSLGSLKKPRNKKLFISTIALAFLILAAILITIFLLTRNNSPRATYDRKNDSKLLDLIEVSPAAQRLPKKGKLFCWVQTSTIYHDTRSLAINETWIHRCDHGQLFTSERFNDTRIPYSTVFKGIPDDYYNLFFKSRYAFHHIYTNISSEFDWYLKADDDTFVIVENLRSFLSTLNPDEPHYLGYVLKPYLKNGYNAGGAGYILSRAALKIFSEQLYSNATLCPDDIYEDVGIARCLANAGMYPEDTRNSLGQNRFNTFSPSDTFHQTKAGIDWVKFKENKGYEAFANDLISFHKLSPDEIRLFDILLYRTNRKNE